One stretch of Novosphingobium pentaromativorans US6-1 DNA includes these proteins:
- a CDS encoding I78 family peptidase inhibitor — translation MPANRPLMLAAALGGSLLALSACTADQAAPETAPPAPVAQSCGAEQLGSYVGQPASDEVLGLIRQWRGDNPIRVLKPGSAMTMDYRPNRLNVFLDDKGMIEKFECN, via the coding sequence ATGCCTGCAAACCGTCCGCTCATGCTTGCCGCCGCCCTGGGCGGCAGCCTCCTCGCATTGAGCGCATGCACCGCCGACCAGGCCGCGCCGGAGACCGCGCCGCCCGCGCCTGTCGCCCAGAGCTGCGGAGCCGAGCAGCTCGGTTCCTATGTCGGCCAGCCTGCGAGCGACGAAGTGCTCGGCCTCATCCGGCAATGGCGCGGCGACAATCCGATCCGCGTGCTCAAGCCCGGTTCGGCCATGACGATGGATTACCGCCCTAACCGTCTCAACGTGTTCCTCGACGACAAGGGCATGATCGAGAAGTTCGAGTGCAATTGA